One region of Mesobacillus boroniphilus genomic DNA includes:
- a CDS encoding HEAT repeat domain-containing protein has translation MVENELQFLVTLFSFLTGMLLIMLIYLIMRKAAENRLRKRVEDYKRSMNDKLLHSILTGDFLRSLQADTKAKKLAIEQMLSNYAEILEGDEEKNNLKSLAEVLLSDHYRSGLQSSNWSTRMNALFFIEAFRIEDIKEDVIAMMKRRRITKDEKIRAMTILAQLQSKEIFQLVTEEYKDLSHLEYRNILSRLNERGFDQFLLGYNSCQAELKFAILDLVGLKKDLNYLQFAETVFSTSRGEERIRSLKALVSIGFVRDLENYLPLLKSLNWEERMLAARLAGTMRVEHALPDLVQLLQDPSWWVRSQAGQSIMTFPTGKEILQEVMVESTDAFARDMAWEWINKGVYQT, from the coding sequence ATGGTGGAAAATGAACTTCAGTTTCTTGTTACACTTTTCTCGTTTTTAACAGGAATGCTTTTAATCATGCTTATCTATTTAATCATGAGAAAAGCAGCAGAAAACAGGCTGCGAAAAAGAGTGGAAGACTATAAACGCTCAATGAATGATAAACTCCTCCATTCGATTCTCACGGGTGACTTCCTTCGTTCATTGCAAGCCGACACGAAAGCAAAGAAGCTGGCAATAGAGCAGATGTTGAGCAATTATGCGGAAATACTTGAAGGTGATGAAGAGAAGAACAATCTGAAAAGCCTTGCGGAAGTGCTATTGAGTGACCATTACCGCAGCGGACTGCAAAGCAGTAACTGGAGCACAAGGATGAATGCACTTTTCTTTATCGAGGCATTCAGGATCGAAGATATTAAAGAAGATGTCATTGCCATGATGAAACGGAGACGGATAACAAAAGATGAAAAAATCAGGGCAATGACCATATTAGCTCAACTTCAGTCAAAGGAGATTTTTCAGTTAGTGACTGAAGAATATAAGGACCTTTCTCACCTAGAGTACAGGAATATCCTTTCTAGGCTTAACGAACGGGGATTTGATCAGTTTTTGCTTGGATACAACTCTTGTCAGGCTGAGCTTAAGTTCGCAATCCTTGATTTAGTTGGCTTAAAAAAAGACCTGAATTACCTTCAATTCGCCGAAACCGTTTTTTCTACAAGTCGCGGTGAGGAAAGAATCCGGTCTTTAAAAGCCCTCGTTTCCATTGGGTTCGTGCGAGACCTGGAAAATTATCTCCCCTTATTAAAATCGTTGAATTGGGAAGAGCGTATGCTGGCTGCAAGATTGGCAGGAACAATGAGGGTGGAGCATGCACTCCCTGATCTTGTTCAGCTTCTTCAAGACCCTTCATGGTGGGTTCGGTCCCAGGCAGGGCAGTCAATCATGACATTTCCAACCGGAAAGGAAATCCTTCAGGAAGTAATGGTTGAAAGCACAGATGCTTTTGCGAGAGATATGGCATGGGAATGGATTAATAAAGGAGTCTATCAAACATGA